A single genomic interval of Scylla paramamosain isolate STU-SP2022 chromosome 12, ASM3559412v1, whole genome shotgun sequence harbors:
- the LOC135105851 gene encoding cuticle protein CP1876-like encodes MRALVVLTVLGACSAMPFIPDAPDVAAEKARFFQAYQVAHAANLPKVSSRPSHAFVPQQAFNQAPVQTPKWMGPLASNVPAGLPGSTAFVADTPEVQAAKSHFLNAYSAQVAATIPVGPSTSHQSFAAPPRQVFHSAPAPRPQPKWTGPVASKVPAGLPGSSPILSDTPEVAAAKNAFFQTYTAQVAATAGAPSTRFF; translated from the coding sequence GTTGTTCTGACAGTTCTGGGCGCGTGCTCCGCGATGCCCTTCATCCCGGACGCACCTGATGTGGCGGCTGAGAAAGCTCGCTTCTTCCAAGCTTACCAAGTTGCTCATGCCGCCAATCTGCCAAAGGTTTCTTCACGACCATCCCACGCCTTTGTGCCCCAGCAGGCCTTCAACCAAGCCCCTGTCCAGACCCCTAAGTGGATGGGCCCCCTGGCATCCAACGTCCCTGCCGGTCTCCCTGGTTCCACCGCTTTTGTGGCCGATACCCCTGAGGTGCAGGCTGCCAAGAGCCACTTCCTGAATGCCTACAGCGCCCAGGTGGCCGCCACCATCCCCGTCGGTCCCAGCACCTCTCACCAATCTTTCGCTGCTCCTCCCCGCCAAGTCTTCCATTCCGCCCCTGCTCCTCGCCCCCAGCCCAAGTGGACCGGCCCCGTTGCATCTAAGGTCCCCGCTGGTCTGCCTGGTTCTTCTCCCATTCTGTCTGACACCCCCGAGGTTGCCGCCGCCAAGAACGCTTTCTTCCAGACCTACACAGCTCAGGTCGCAGCCACCGCGGGAGCGCCGTCCACCAGGTTCTTCTAA